From a region of the Candidatus Binatus sp. genome:
- a CDS encoding nucleotidyltransferase family protein yields MASDALLDLADLSIEAALVLCCATTAATAARTALASEVAPRIRSWDRVVDIAKRHAVLPLVHRYLKLECPTAVAQEGLAKLRTQWQLIILYNRHLTAELVRLMGLLEAAGVAAVTFKGPVLAAMAYGSIELRQFSDLDILVRQTDLPRVAEILTAERYLSPHTRREGLATGYFQEYEDAFIGPDGLGAVDVHWNITPRSFRFAPDEEALWRRARGVDLEFGKVMAIAPDDLLLYICVHAAKHGWITLGSICDVAETIRARPGIDLMGMLDEATALGSRRMFLTGICLAHELAGAPVPAELVTIARGDRAARALARRVAGRLFKGATQGRADFDPWAVPIRSIEGARARMRYIVRRTLAPTMGDYELIALPAALFPLYWVIRPFRMAVQYGPRLVRGSSNSSNA; encoded by the coding sequence ATGGCATCCGACGCTCTTCTCGACCTTGCCGATTTGTCGATCGAAGCGGCACTCGTGCTCTGCTGCGCGACAACTGCGGCTACGGCTGCGCGCACGGCGCTGGCGTCCGAGGTTGCGCCGCGCATACGCAGTTGGGACCGCGTCGTCGATATCGCCAAACGTCATGCGGTGCTCCCGCTGGTGCATCGCTATCTGAAACTCGAATGTCCGACCGCGGTTGCGCAAGAGGGGCTTGCGAAGCTGCGGACCCAGTGGCAGCTGATCATTCTCTACAACCGTCATCTGACCGCCGAACTTGTGCGCCTGATGGGCCTGCTGGAGGCGGCTGGAGTTGCGGCGGTCACCTTCAAGGGTCCGGTGCTTGCCGCGATGGCATACGGATCAATCGAACTTCGCCAGTTCAGCGATCTGGATATTCTGGTGCGCCAGACTGACCTGCCCCGGGTCGCCGAAATACTCACCGCCGAACGATATTTGTCGCCACATACCAGGCGCGAAGGCCTCGCGACCGGCTACTTTCAGGAGTACGAGGACGCCTTCATCGGACCCGACGGGCTGGGCGCGGTGGACGTTCATTGGAACATCACGCCGCGCTCGTTCCGTTTCGCCCCCGACGAGGAAGCCCTGTGGCGGCGCGCGCGCGGGGTCGATCTGGAGTTCGGCAAAGTGATGGCGATCGCGCCCGACGACCTGCTGCTATACATCTGCGTCCACGCCGCAAAGCATGGATGGATCACGCTCGGATCGATCTGCGACGTCGCCGAGACCATTCGGGCGCGTCCGGGAATCGATCTGATGGGGATGCTCGACGAGGCGACCGCGCTCGGGAGCCGGCGGATGTTCCTGACCGGCATCTGCCTGGCGCACGAGCTGGCCGGCGCGCCGGTCCCCGCCGAGCTTGTCACGATAGCTCGCGGCGACCGCGCCGCCCGGGCGTTAGCGCGACGCGTCGCGGGGCGACTGTTCAAGGGAGCCACGCAGGGACGGGCAGACTTCGATCCGTGGGCGGTTCCGATCCGCTCGATCGAGGGCGCGCGCGCGCGAATGCGGTACATCGTCCGCCGAACGCTGGCGCCGACGATGGGCGACTATGAACTTATCGCGCTGCCGGCGGCGCTCTTTCCGCTCTACTGGGTGATTCGGCCGTTTCGGATGGCGGTGCAATACGGGCCGCGGCTGGTGCGCGGCTCTTCAAACAGTTCGAACGCGTGA
- a CDS encoding sigma-54 dependent transcriptional regulator gives MRLQEYSANGSPVAAARHKPGAEPAAATCEWLSLGELAHGSERIGGAVVRSAHARKILKTISRLSPYKSTVLIQGESGTGKELVARALHTLGAVPSGPFVTFNCSNLVESLAESQLFGHVRGAFTDAREDSLGYFRSANGGTLFLDEVGELPLRLQPKLLRALDTHEIQPVGSSRTYSVDIRLVAASNRDLHAMVKAGQFRDDLYYRLNAAAILVAPLRQRREAIPAFVAHFIEHFNRLFGKDVKLVSRIAVDALCANDWPGNVRELGHAIESAVLMTENDRIDLDDLPLRHDDSNGEALDKPVEAAVQNGGLNLEGGPDGAGIDCANASKRCFEMAGWPYSLDAVIREASKLALIRALQATEGNCHRAAEMLGVSRYTVYRMLNRFGLGEGRTYRTLRKSIVRHAS, from the coding sequence ATGCGCCTACAAGAGTACTCGGCGAACGGATCGCCGGTCGCGGCTGCGAGGCATAAGCCTGGCGCCGAGCCGGCGGCCGCGACGTGCGAGTGGTTGAGCCTGGGGGAACTTGCGCATGGGTCGGAGCGGATTGGCGGGGCGGTGGTGCGGTCGGCGCACGCGCGCAAGATACTCAAAACCATTTCGCGCTTGAGTCCGTACAAGTCAACGGTCCTGATTCAGGGCGAATCGGGAACCGGCAAGGAGTTGGTCGCGCGAGCGTTGCATACGCTGGGTGCGGTGCCAAGCGGCCCGTTCGTGACCTTCAACTGCTCCAACCTGGTCGAGTCGCTGGCAGAGTCGCAGCTTTTCGGTCATGTGCGCGGCGCTTTCACCGATGCGCGCGAGGATTCACTCGGCTATTTCCGCTCCGCCAACGGCGGAACTCTGTTTCTGGACGAAGTCGGCGAGCTGCCGCTGCGCCTGCAGCCCAAGTTGCTGCGCGCGCTCGATACCCACGAGATTCAGCCGGTCGGTTCGTCACGCACCTACTCGGTTGATATTCGGCTGGTCGCGGCAAGCAATCGCGACCTGCACGCGATGGTGAAGGCAGGCCAATTCCGCGACGACCTCTACTACCGCCTTAACGCGGCGGCAATCCTGGTTGCGCCGCTGCGCCAGCGGCGCGAGGCAATCCCGGCCTTCGTCGCCCATTTTATCGAGCACTTCAACCGCCTGTTCGGCAAGGACGTAAAGCTCGTTTCGCGGATCGCCGTGGACGCGCTGTGCGCAAATGACTGGCCCGGTAATGTCCGCGAGCTCGGCCATGCAATCGAGAGCGCGGTTCTGATGACCGAAAACGATCGTATCGATCTCGACGACCTGCCTTTGCGCCACGACGATTCGAATGGGGAAGCGCTGGACAAGCCGGTCGAGGCGGCGGTGCAAAACGGCGGGCTCAATCTCGAGGGCGGGCCCGATGGCGCCGGGATTGACTGCGCGAACGCGTCGAAGCGATGCTTCGAAATGGCGGGCTGGCCCTACTCGCTCGACGCGGTAATCCGCGAGGCCTCGAAGCTCGCGCTGATTCGCGCGCTGCAGGCGACCGAGGGCAATTGCCATCGCGCGGCCGAGATGCTGGGCGTATCGCGCTACACGGTTTACCGGATGCTGAACCGGTTTGGCCTGGGCGAAGGACGCACCTACAGGACGCTGCGCAAGTCGATCGTCCGCCACGCGTCTTGA
- a CDS encoding glycosyltransferase, with protein MPRVSVIIPVYNGASTVAGAIESVLAQTFTDFEIIAIDNGSIDSSREVLARFAGRVKILEEPKRGPSAARNTGVRASSGEYLAFLDADDWWLPAMLERTVQTLDCDPDCGLVYTDLALADSTGREQMAALAGASHAPTVGEMLERLWPILPSGVVMRRSVFELAGGFPEDLIAFEDVYLWLRAREYGNFHHLAEPLAVWRFALFPEPLKPGGGQEEAGAIFERMVRERYGVSAHHHVLARRRAPRSILGYIGLHALRDGDRTLARRAFARAIRFDPLRIKNYLRFARTLLPDAVARALSGRSRAAR; from the coding sequence ATGCCGCGGGTTTCGGTAATCATCCCGGTTTACAATGGCGCCTCTACGGTGGCGGGCGCGATCGAGAGCGTGCTCGCGCAGACCTTCACCGATTTCGAGATCATCGCGATCGATAATGGGTCGATCGATTCCAGCCGCGAGGTTCTCGCGCGATTCGCCGGGCGGGTAAAGATTCTCGAGGAGCCAAAGCGCGGGCCCTCCGCGGCCCGCAACACCGGCGTGCGCGCATCGTCGGGCGAGTACCTGGCGTTCCTCGACGCCGACGATTGGTGGCTGCCCGCGATGCTCGAGCGCACGGTCCAGACGCTTGACTGCGACCCCGATTGCGGCCTCGTTTACACGGATCTTGCCCTGGCCGACAGCACCGGGCGGGAGCAGATGGCCGCGCTGGCCGGCGCGAGTCACGCGCCAACCGTAGGCGAGATGCTCGAGCGGTTGTGGCCCATCCTGCCCAGTGGAGTCGTGATGCGCCGAAGCGTGTTCGAGCTTGCGGGCGGATTCCCGGAGGATCTGATCGCGTTCGAGGACGTTTACCTTTGGCTCCGCGCGCGCGAATACGGAAACTTTCACCATCTGGCGGAGCCGCTCGCGGTATGGCGCTTCGCGCTGTTCCCGGAGCCGCTCAAGCCCGGCGGAGGGCAGGAGGAGGCGGGCGCAATCTTCGAGCGGATGGTGCGCGAGCGCTACGGCGTGTCGGCGCATCACCACGTGCTCGCCCGTCGTCGCGCGCCGCGCAGCATCCTCGGCTATATCGGGCTTCACGCGCTCCGCGATGGCGATCGGACGCTGGCACGCCGCGCATTCGCGCGCGCAATCCGCTTCGATCCATTACGAATCAAGAATTACCTGCGGTTCGCCAGGACTTTGCTGCCGGACGCCGTGGCGCGGGCGCTCAGCGGCCGCTCGCGCGCCGCCCGCTAG
- a CDS encoding sulfotransferase, whose amino-acid sequence MSATRTARLPDFIAVGPQRTGTTWLDQALRGHVGLPEGAKETDFFVRHYDRGIDWYLDYFRNCRCGLPVGEIDPNYFGSAEARERIAQHVPECRIICSFRDPTERAYSSYRVMRRDAWTRVGFEETVARNPIIRESSRYAHHLAQWQRMFGAEHVLVCIYDDLEADPQGYLDRICGFIGIAPFKVAATVGASERVNAVTHAPRSRRLAQSARNARDWMRTHRWHRALSALERAGVWRLCFGGGQAFPSLDPETEARMREHFRPEVEALERMTGRDLSAWKHPRAAIGPTRHGAGAGRSAVA is encoded by the coding sequence ATGAGCGCCACGCGCACCGCGCGGCTTCCGGACTTCATCGCGGTCGGACCGCAGCGCACGGGCACCACCTGGCTCGACCAAGCGCTGCGCGGCCACGTTGGCCTTCCCGAAGGCGCCAAGGAGACCGACTTCTTCGTTCGCCATTACGACAGGGGGATCGACTGGTACCTCGATTACTTCCGTAACTGCCGCTGCGGCCTGCCGGTTGGAGAGATCGATCCCAACTATTTCGGCTCGGCCGAGGCGCGCGAGCGGATAGCGCAGCACGTCCCGGAATGCCGGATCATCTGTTCGTTTCGCGACCCAACCGAGCGCGCGTACTCGTCGTACCGGGTGATGCGCCGCGATGCGTGGACGCGGGTGGGCTTCGAGGAGACCGTCGCGCGCAACCCCATCATCCGCGAGTCGAGCCGCTATGCGCATCATCTGGCACAGTGGCAGCGCATGTTCGGCGCCGAGCATGTGCTGGTATGCATCTACGACGATCTCGAAGCCGACCCGCAGGGCTACCTCGATCGCATCTGCGGCTTCATCGGGATCGCGCCGTTCAAGGTTGCCGCGACGGTCGGAGCCTCCGAGCGCGTCAATGCGGTCACGCACGCGCCGAGAAGCCGGCGCCTCGCGCAGAGTGCGCGCAACGCCCGCGACTGGATGCGGACGCATCGATGGCATCGCGCGTTAAGCGCGCTCGAGCGCGCCGGAGTATGGCGCTTATGCTTCGGCGGCGGCCAGGCTTTCCCGAGTCTCGACCCTGAGACCGAAGCGCGGATGCGCGAGCATTTTCGGCCCGAGGTCGAGGCGCTGGAGCGGATGACCGGGCGCGATCTCTCGGCGTGGAAGCACCCGCGCGCCGCAATCGGCCCCACCCGTCACGGCGCCGGCGCCGGCCGTTCGGCGGTCGCGTAG
- a CDS encoding glycosyltransferase family 4 protein, producing MRILLLCTQFRFIGGIAEFVDNLASEMLLAGHHVEVACTHYGVAGAEREPLSRLPVHSLRIPATKRPSLRHPERLLRLRRGHELAELLRRVRPDVVNSHVNQWNKLAAIADGARLACVPLVQTLQDCYGGDWSYPAALKALTGATVLCVLTESVRNGLARFYPPIASAQVIRGGVDCARAAQSVPFRRARPYILTASRLDLSSKALDVVIEAFAAICSSHPELDLVIAGEGADRARLTALASELGIDKRVELTGAVPRATLWELYKGAQFFVMASRRPEGLGLVFLESMACGRPVIATRSGGVPEVVHDGEEGLLVERNEAPEFAAAMRWMVTHPDECNQMGQRGLATVRAEYDWPRVAGRYLAVYENAICSRKRA from the coding sequence ATGCGAATCCTCCTTCTGTGCACGCAGTTTCGTTTCATCGGCGGAATTGCCGAGTTCGTGGATAACCTCGCGAGCGAGATGCTGCTGGCAGGGCATCACGTCGAGGTGGCCTGCACCCACTATGGCGTTGCCGGAGCGGAGCGCGAGCCGTTGAGCCGGCTGCCGGTTCACAGCTTGCGGATACCCGCAACCAAGCGGCCGTCATTGCGCCATCCAGAGCGGCTTTTGCGATTGCGGCGCGGGCATGAATTGGCCGAGCTGCTCCGGCGCGTGCGGCCCGACGTAGTGAATTCGCACGTGAATCAGTGGAACAAATTAGCCGCGATTGCCGATGGGGCCAGACTCGCGTGCGTGCCGCTGGTGCAGACTCTTCAGGATTGTTATGGCGGCGATTGGTCCTATCCGGCTGCGCTCAAAGCGCTCACGGGGGCGACCGTCCTGTGCGTGCTGACCGAATCGGTGCGCAACGGCCTGGCGAGGTTTTACCCGCCGATCGCCAGCGCGCAAGTCATCCGCGGCGGAGTGGATTGCGCCCGAGCGGCGCAAAGTGTGCCCTTTCGCCGCGCGCGCCCATACATACTGACGGCGTCGCGGCTTGATCTTTCATCCAAGGCGCTGGATGTGGTGATCGAGGCCTTCGCCGCGATTTGCTCGTCGCACCCGGAGCTTGACCTGGTTATCGCGGGGGAGGGGGCTGATCGCGCGCGCCTGACAGCACTGGCGAGCGAGCTGGGAATCGACAAACGGGTGGAACTAACCGGAGCTGTCCCGCGCGCCACGCTCTGGGAGCTGTACAAGGGCGCGCAATTCTTCGTCATGGCGAGCCGCCGGCCAGAGGGCCTCGGCCTGGTGTTCCTGGAATCGATGGCGTGCGGGCGACCGGTAATCGCCACTCGCAGCGGAGGCGTGCCGGAAGTCGTGCATGATGGAGAAGAAGGTCTTCTGGTGGAGCGTAATGAGGCTCCGGAGTTCGCCGCCGCGATGCGCTGGATGGTCACGCACCCCGACGAGTGCAACCAGATGGGACAACGCGGACTCGCCACCGTGCGCGCCGAGTACGATTGGCCCCGCGTCGCCGGGCGTTATCTTGCGGTTTACGAAAATGCGATTTGTTCGCGGAAACGCGCGTGA
- a CDS encoding sulfotransferase produces the protein MSASIKRRLPSIIGAGPGRTGTTWLHRVLEGHVDLPYGVKETQFFSHYYDKGIDWYARHFRYATGERPIVEVCPYLFHPLASDRIKTYIPNCRVITTLRDPVEHSFSVYKMLIHFAWARGSFEEALKARPSLGGGNRYAFYLSKWFETFGRENVLITMYDDLRAQPQSYLDRVTDFMGIGRIVLSERPEIGDDVHSFERAPKNRRLARRATRLMYWFKLRQAYGAINFLDRCGVWDFCHGRGEPFGRLTPKQEERLRELYLPEVEALEELLMIDLSAWKKPCAPPAGHSDERKAARSVAGATSLDDLHDPIFK, from the coding sequence ATGAGCGCAAGCATCAAACGCCGGCTCCCTTCGATCATCGGCGCCGGTCCCGGTCGCACCGGCACTACATGGTTGCATCGCGTCCTCGAAGGCCACGTCGATCTGCCCTACGGGGTCAAGGAGACCCAGTTTTTCAGCCATTACTACGACAAGGGCATCGACTGGTACGCGCGCCATTTTCGCTACGCAACCGGCGAGCGGCCGATCGTCGAGGTCTGTCCCTACCTGTTCCATCCGCTCGCGTCCGATCGCATCAAGACGTACATTCCGAACTGTCGCGTAATCACCACGCTGCGCGATCCGGTCGAGCACTCGTTTTCGGTTTACAAGATGCTGATTCACTTTGCGTGGGCGCGCGGATCGTTCGAAGAGGCGCTCAAAGCCCGGCCCAGTCTGGGCGGCGGCAACCGCTACGCGTTCTACCTGAGCAAATGGTTCGAGACCTTCGGCCGCGAGAACGTACTTATCACGATGTATGATGACTTGCGCGCGCAGCCGCAGTCGTATCTTGATCGGGTGACCGATTTCATGGGCATCGGGCGGATTGTACTTTCCGAGCGGCCCGAAATCGGTGACGACGTGCATTCGTTCGAGCGCGCGCCAAAAAATCGCAGACTCGCGCGCCGCGCGACGCGCTTGATGTACTGGTTCAAGCTCCGCCAGGCATACGGCGCGATAAATTTTCTGGACCGCTGCGGCGTATGGGATTTCTGCCACGGCCGCGGCGAGCCGTTCGGCCGGCTGACGCCCAAGCAGGAGGAGCGCCTGCGCGAGCTTTACCTCCCCGAAGTCGAGGCGCTCGAGGAATTGCTTATGATCGATCTTTCCGCATGGAAGAAACCGTGCGCGCCACCAGCCGGCCACAGCGATGAGCGCAAGGCAGCGAGGTCTGTTGCGGGCGCGACCAGCCTTGACGATCTTCACGACCCAATCTTCAAATAG
- a CDS encoding sulfotransferase domain-containing protein: MSGARKLILPEVIAIGPTRTGSTWLYNALRDAVDMPFGVKETQFFNTFYDKGIDWYARHFRYATGDRTVAEISPYFFHPLACERIKTHIPNCRIVVTLRDPVDRIYSTYKLRSHNGRRTARGTFDEVLKAVPDLGGANRYAAHLKTWFESFGRENVLVTIYDGLRADPQTYVNRVCDFMSAERVVLSPRPALSGEVNSFARAPKNRKLARKATKFMFWLKGHQAYRLVNLLERAGVWDFCHGRGELFPGLTPEQDERLRARFMPEVEALEELLMVDLSAWKKPRSARTIETPPARRPQRLANG, encoded by the coding sequence TTGAGCGGAGCGAGGAAACTGATTCTGCCCGAGGTTATCGCAATCGGGCCGACGCGCACCGGTTCGACCTGGCTTTACAATGCGCTGCGCGACGCGGTGGACATGCCCTTTGGGGTCAAGGAGACCCAGTTCTTCAACACGTTCTACGACAAGGGTATCGACTGGTACGCGCGTCATTTTCGCTACGCGACCGGCGATCGCACAGTTGCCGAAATCAGCCCGTACTTTTTCCATCCGCTGGCGTGCGAACGCATCAAGACCCACATCCCCAACTGCAGGATCGTCGTGACGCTGCGCGATCCGGTCGATCGAATCTATTCTACGTACAAGCTCCGGAGTCATAACGGACGACGGACGGCTCGCGGAACCTTCGACGAGGTCCTCAAAGCGGTGCCGGATCTGGGCGGCGCAAACCGCTACGCCGCGCATCTCAAGACATGGTTCGAGAGTTTCGGCCGTGAGAACGTCCTGGTCACGATATACGATGGATTGCGCGCGGATCCGCAGACCTATGTGAATCGGGTTTGCGACTTTATGAGTGCCGAGCGAGTGGTGCTCTCGCCGCGCCCCGCTCTCAGTGGCGAGGTGAATTCTTTTGCTCGTGCGCCCAAGAACCGCAAACTCGCGCGCAAAGCGACCAAGTTCATGTTCTGGCTCAAGGGCCATCAGGCATATCGCCTCGTCAACCTGCTCGAACGCGCGGGCGTATGGGATTTCTGCCACGGACGCGGCGAGCTATTTCCGGGCCTTACCCCCGAGCAGGACGAGCGCCTGCGCGCGCGCTTCATGCCCGAGGTGGAAGCGCTCGAGGAATTGCTGATGGTCGATCTCTCCGCGTGGAAGAAACCGCGCTCTGCGCGCACCATCGAAACTCCCCCGGCGCGCCGGCCGCAGCGATTAGCCAACGGATGA
- a CDS encoding sulfotransferase: MNRISPAIQRARPSRLPDFIAVGPPRTATTWLYEVLKGHVGLPLEKKETDFFSKHYDKGIDWYADYFRHCPPAMKIAEVCATYFASPQAPERIARHLPECRIICTFRDPVSRAYSFYRLLRRNAWTKLSFEEAAAKHRETREQNRYGFHLARWQRQFSADHVLVGLLDDLEADAQAFVDRVTAFVGIDQIVIPPARAFERVHTVETAPPSRRLVRTARNITTWMNSRRMHRTARWLRKSALGRFVYEGGRPYEPLAPEVEARIRELYRPEVEEFEALIGRDLSAWKYGKGPVASERPGKQIQAINKIQLPGQLT, translated from the coding sequence TTGAACCGTATATCGCCCGCAATACAAAGAGCACGCCCCTCAAGGCTCCCCGACTTCATCGCGGTCGGACCGCCGCGAACCGCCACCACCTGGCTGTACGAGGTCTTGAAGGGCCACGTGGGATTGCCGCTGGAGAAAAAGGAGACCGACTTTTTTTCCAAGCACTACGACAAGGGAATCGACTGGTACGCCGACTACTTTCGCCATTGTCCGCCCGCGATGAAAATCGCCGAGGTGTGCGCGACCTATTTCGCGTCGCCCCAGGCTCCCGAGCGAATCGCGCGCCACCTCCCCGAATGCCGCATCATCTGCACGTTCCGCGATCCGGTAAGTCGCGCCTACTCGTTCTACCGGCTGCTGCGCCGCAACGCGTGGACCAAGCTTTCATTCGAAGAAGCGGCGGCGAAGCATCGCGAAACCCGCGAACAGAACCGCTACGGGTTTCATCTCGCCAGATGGCAGCGCCAATTTAGCGCTGACCACGTGCTGGTCGGTCTGCTTGATGACCTCGAGGCCGACGCGCAAGCGTTCGTCGACCGGGTAACCGCCTTTGTCGGGATCGATCAAATCGTGATTCCGCCGGCGCGCGCTTTCGAGCGCGTGCATACGGTCGAGACCGCGCCGCCGAGCCGCCGGCTGGTGCGTACCGCGCGCAACATCACTACCTGGATGAATTCGCGCCGGATGCATCGGACGGCCAGGTGGCTGCGTAAAAGTGCGCTGGGCCGTTTCGTGTACGAAGGCGGCCGGCCGTATGAACCGCTGGCACCCGAGGTCGAAGCGCGCATCCGCGAACTGTACCGGCCCGAGGTCGAGGAGTTCGAGGCACTCATCGGCCGCGATCTGTCCGCGTGGAAATATGGCAAGGGTCCAGTCGCATCAGAGCGCCCGGGCAAGCAGATCCAGGCCATCAACAAGATTCAATTACCAGGCCAACTCACTTGA
- a CDS encoding chromate transporter, with translation MEQPKPPSSTDTETPASSTTNEPDLHPSLLTLFRIFLLAGGLSFGGGAVAYLREYLVREEGWLDDEGFLGAMEISETLPGLNAVNMAIIMGDNLRGLAGAAVSVIGMLLPGGIVVMVLGILYQSNHSNPDVKRFLLGIAAAAVGLLSAVTLQIGRRQFRQLPDIAIILVTFLAVSFIKLPLFVVLLGLGPISVWLYRPTVSKPRAADEHLPFHRGPRHHLFRH, from the coding sequence GTGGAACAACCAAAACCGCCCTCATCTACGGATACGGAAACACCAGCCTCAAGCACGACGAATGAACCCGATCTTCATCCGAGCCTGCTAACGCTCTTCCGAATCTTCCTGCTCGCAGGCGGGCTCAGCTTCGGCGGCGGCGCGGTCGCCTATCTGCGCGAGTACCTGGTGCGGGAAGAAGGATGGCTGGACGACGAGGGATTTCTCGGCGCGATGGAGATCAGCGAGACGCTGCCGGGGCTCAACGCCGTCAACATGGCGATCATCATGGGCGACAATCTGCGCGGGCTGGCGGGCGCGGCGGTGTCGGTCATCGGGATGCTGCTGCCGGGGGGAATCGTCGTGATGGTGCTGGGGATACTGTATCAATCGAACCACAGCAATCCCGACGTCAAGCGTTTCCTGCTGGGGATCGCGGCCGCGGCGGTTGGTTTGCTGTCGGCGGTGACGTTGCAGATCGGGCGGCGCCAATTTCGCCAGCTTCCGGATATCGCGATCATCTTGGTGACGTTTCTGGCGGTCAGCTTCATTAAATTGCCGCTGTTCGTGGTGCTGCTGGGTCTCGGGCCGATATCGGTCTGGCTGTACCGGCCGACGGTCTCAAAACCGCGCGCGGCGGACGAGCATTTGCCGTTTCATCGCGGCCCGCGCCATCACCTGTTTCGTCATTAA
- a CDS encoding chromate transporter: MTRLIHLFLVFALLSVLAVGGGTAVLPEMQHMTVHTFHWLSDAQFRNIYSLGQVAPGPNMLMVLVIGYQLAGWAGMVVVGIGFFLPDCVITLFVNRWWVHLGGWPWRTSIQRGLAPVAIGLMTSGTFAIARLSIVNVQTLAIAIAVFGILLWRHVNPGVLVLVGGAVYILWR, from the coding sequence ATGACGCGATTGATACATCTGTTCCTGGTTTTCGCGCTGCTGTCGGTGCTGGCGGTCGGCGGCGGCACGGCGGTGCTGCCCGAGATGCAGCACATGACGGTGCATACGTTTCACTGGCTGAGCGACGCGCAGTTCCGCAACATCTACAGCCTCGGCCAGGTTGCGCCGGGACCAAACATGTTGATGGTACTGGTGATCGGCTATCAGCTGGCGGGATGGGCCGGGATGGTGGTGGTGGGAATCGGATTTTTCCTGCCCGACTGCGTGATTACGCTGTTCGTCAATCGATGGTGGGTGCATCTGGGCGGGTGGCCGTGGCGCACGTCGATTCAGCGCGGGCTTGCGCCGGTCGCGATTGGCCTGATGACGTCGGGAACCTTTGCGATCGCGAGGCTCTCGATCGTGAACGTGCAGACGCTGGCGATCGCAATTGCGGTGTTCGGGATTTTGCTCTGGCGCCACGTCAATCCGGGCGTGCTGGTGCTGGTGGGAGGCGCAGTTTACATCTTGTGGAGATAG
- a CDS encoding DUF1329 domain-containing protein: MIEITHRATHFATIVSAFALALIVGVSPASAQVKPGDFITPDNASKVKDLVSPGVFYKVQRGMTMKIVPTERIDWPPPYTDATEKYSSQVQLSKDHRTVIGYVAGQPFPMIDANDPYVASKVVWNAMWRPISNDDYDLRYYDCDTVYSGRNKPYFAIWYYQTGHYAGYDLVGRTEVEPMPVDPDFKLTNRLWLFLLGPELAPENQRGSSLLRYRYGEPAHGDDTWTWEPGTRRLRRLNEAMNSTATDAQTFDPDRYSGFNAKIEEYNYKFLGEKQMLATVDAEYSPERRCETDGGGSACPERWQMRHMYIVSAEPRNSVNASALDSKTVIYMDSEMWFEPYVDTYDRSGQLFRNNTFWLAYRDRPVPDAKIAIYPFKREFVVGSCSTDVQTGQATMCYLPGHETQERECWYINMGAVDKAFFTTEALVKMAETGHM, encoded by the coding sequence ATGATCGAAATTACCCACAGAGCGACGCACTTCGCCACGATCGTCAGCGCGTTTGCGCTCGCCCTTATTGTCGGCGTATCGCCCGCGTCCGCGCAGGTGAAGCCAGGCGACTTCATCACTCCGGACAACGCGTCGAAGGTGAAGGATCTTGTTTCGCCAGGCGTGTTTTACAAAGTGCAGCGCGGGATGACGATGAAAATCGTCCCCACCGAGCGCATCGATTGGCCGCCTCCGTACACGGACGCGACCGAAAAATATTCGTCGCAGGTACAGCTGTCGAAGGATCATCGCACCGTCATTGGCTATGTCGCCGGACAGCCCTTCCCGATGATCGACGCCAACGATCCCTACGTCGCAAGCAAGGTCGTCTGGAACGCCATGTGGCGTCCGATCAGCAATGACGACTACGACCTGCGATATTACGATTGCGACACGGTTTACTCCGGCCGCAACAAGCCTTACTTTGCAATCTGGTACTACCAGACCGGGCACTATGCCGGTTATGACCTCGTCGGCCGAACCGAGGTCGAGCCGATGCCGGTCGATCCCGACTTCAAGCTTACCAACCGCCTGTGGTTGTTCCTGCTCGGTCCCGAACTCGCGCCCGAGAACCAGCGTGGCAGCAGCCTGCTGCGTTATCGGTACGGCGAACCGGCTCATGGCGACGACACCTGGACCTGGGAGCCCGGCACGCGGCGCCTGCGCCGTCTCAACGAGGCGATGAATTCGACCGCGACCGACGCGCAGACCTTTGACCCCGATCGCTATTCGGGTTTCAATGCCAAGATCGAAGAGTACAACTATAAGTTCCTCGGCGAGAAGCAAATGCTGGCGACGGTTGACGCCGAGTATTCACCGGAAAGGCGATGCGAGACCGACGGCGGCGGCAGCGCATGCCCCGAGCGTTGGCAGATGCGCCACATGTACATTGTGAGCGCCGAGCCGCGCAACAGCGTTAACGCTTCGGCGCTCGATTCCAAGACGGTCATCTACATGGATTCCGAAATGTGGTTCGAGCCGTACGTCGATACCTACGATCGCAGCGGCCAGCTGTTCCGCAACAACACCTTCTGGCTCGCGTATCGCGATCGTCCGGTGCCCGACGCGAAAATCGCCATCTATCCTTTCAAGCGCGAATTCGTCGTCGGCTCCTGCTCCACCGATGTGCAGACCGGCCAGGCAACGATGTGCTACCTGCCCGGCCACGAGACGCAAGAGCGTGAATGCTGGTACATCAACATGGGTGCGGTGGATAAAGCGTTCTTCACCACCGAGGCGTTGGTGAAGATGGCGGAAACCGGACACATGTAG